The uncultured Campylobacter sp. sequence GCGCTTGTCTTGGCAGCGATCAGCTGCATAATATTTTTCATCTTGCCGCCATAGCTTAGATCCGTGGTGTATTGCGAAATAGCTATCGAGATCTCCTTGGCATCCAGATCTTTGAGTTTACGCGATACTCCATAGGCTTTTTTTTGCCCGTTCTCGCCGTGGCAGGAAGCGCACTTCTCGGCAAAGATCGCTCCGCCTCTTTCTTTTAAAGAATTTATATTTCGATTTACCTTACCAATGTTAGCCTTGCCGCCTGCGGCAGGAGCGCTTTTGTAGATATTTACGGTTATGTTTTCATCTTTAGAATGTTTTTCGATTAGGGATTTTAGCTCTTTGGCAAACCCTCCTTTGGCTTCAAATACGTATGTATCGTCGTTTGTGTTATCCGCAGCATTTAGAGCGAAAGTAAAAAAACATGCTAAAAAAGAAATTTTAAAAATTTTCATAAAAAACCTTGGTTTTAAATTTAAAAAGGGCGAAGCAAAAGCTTCGCCCTAATTTTACCCGTATAAGGTAAATAATTAGAAGCTGTATTTA is a genomic window containing:
- a CDS encoding c-type cytochrome; protein product: MKIFKISFLACFFTFALNAADNTNDDTYVFEAKGGFAKELKSLIEKHSKDENITVNIYKSAPAAGGKANIGKVNRNINSLKERGGAIFAEKCASCHGENGQKKAYGVSRKLKDLDAKEISIAISQYTTDLSYGGKMKNIMQLIAAKTSATELGYIIAYLKGDDSFLYDSPSSRSANTEISTAPSEQGSYLK